GCGTCGACATGGGCGCGCAGGCGGTGCAGATGGTCCAGCGCCGCCGAGCGGTTGATATATTTGGAATGGCCCGAGAGGGTTGCGATCCGACCGTCCAGCGACTGGCCGAGCTGCGCCACGACAAAAGGCGAGCCGCCTGCACTGTCTCCAAAACCCCGGAATGGCCCTTCCATGTCGCCGATCGTCCTCCGTTCGGCCCCCACATCATCAATTCCTGCGGGTGCGGAAGGGTCCACCGCGCTAACATTATTCGACAAGGGAGCCTCCCGCGGCGGGGCGACGGTGCCGATCATGCTTGATTGGCATGCCGAAACTCCTACATGAAGTCAAAGACATCCGGGTGCATCATGCGCTCCGGCACGCCAAGCGGGGCCTGAAGGCAGTTCTATGACGGATGGTATTGGGATTCTAGGCTCTCGCATCGACTTGGATCAGACCCGTGTCGAGCGTGCCATGGCGGAATTCCGGGCTGCCCGCCCGGTTCTCGTCATTGGCGACGACGAGGCCGCGCTGGTCTGCGGCGTCGAGGGCCTGGAGGCACCGCTCGCCGAGGCGCTGGCCCGCCTTGCCCGTGGCACGCCGCGCCTGGTCCTGCCGGCGGCCCGCCTGCGCCGCCTCGGCCTCGACCGTACCCTTCCCGGCCGGGTGGCGCTGCCGACCATCGACCTGAAGCGGATCGAACAGCTCGCCCTGGTCATCGACGCCAAGGCCGATGCGCCCGTGGCGCCGGTCGATACGCTCGATGAAACTGCACTGGAACTGGCCCGTCTTGCGCTCACCGTGCCGGTGGTCGTGGTGGTCCCCGTGGATGCGGCCCGCCTTGCCGAAAGCGCCGTCGAGCGCGTCGGCATCGCGGCGGTGAAGAACTTCCGCCAGAACGAGGTCCGGCGCCTCAGGATCGTCGGCCGTGCGCCGGTGCCGCTGGAGGGGGCGCCGGAAACCGAATTCGTGGTGTTCCGCGGGGGCGAAGGCCTGCGCGACCAGGTTGCCATCGTGGTCGGCAAGCCCGATCTGTCCAGGCCGGTGCCGGTGCGCCTGCATTCGGCCTGCCTTACCGGCGACCTTTTCGGCTCGCTGAAATGCGACTGCGGCGACCAGTTGCGCGGCACCGTCGAATGGATGGCCAAGAACGATGGCGGCGTGCTGCTCTATCTCGACCAGGAAGGCCGCGGCAATGGCATCGCCAACAAGATGCGCGCCTACAGGCTGCAGTCGCTCGGCTTCGACACCTATGACGCCGACGAGGTGCTGGGTTTCGATCTCGACCAGCGCCATTTCGATTTCGCGGCGGAAATGCTGAAGCAGCTCGGCATTGCCGAGGTCGACATCATGACCAACAATCCGGTCAAGGTGGAGGCCCTGCGCGAGTCCGGCCTCAAGGTCGTGTCCGAGCGGCGCGTCATCGGCCGGCCCACCGACGAAAATGTCCGCTATCTCGCGTCCAAGCGGGAGCGCGCCGGCCATTTCATCGACACCGACGCCCTGTTCGCCCGGCTGAAGGCGGGCGAGTAGGGCTTGGCCGCCTTATCCGACCGCGGTCGCGCCTCCGCCGGGCCGGCAGGTACGCCGGAGCGGGCCTCTTTCAATCTCCTCCTGGTCCTGGTCCTGTTCGCGCTCGCCTGGGGCGTGCTCGCGGCCCCCTGGCTGACAGGCGCGGTCACCATCCCCTGGGACGCCAAGGCCCACTGGTACCCTCATCTCGGCTTCGCCGCGCGGGCGCTGCATGGCGGCGACAGCGCCTTCTGGACGCCGAGCATCTTCGCCGGCTCGCCGGAAATTGCCGATCCGCAATCGGTGCTGTTCTCGGTGCCGCTCCTGGCGGTCGCCGCCTTCGACCGGGCGCCTTCGCTTGCCGCCATGGATCGCGCGGTCTTCGCCATGCTGTTCGTCGGCGGGCTTGCGGTGATCCTGATCTTCCGCGATCGCGGCTGGCACTGGGGCGGCGCGCTTGTGGCGGCGATCGCCTTTGCCTTCGGCGCCGCCGCGAGCTGGCGGATCCAGCACGTCAATCAGGTCTTTTCACTCTGCTGGTGGGCCGCTGCCGCCTTCCTGCTCGCCCGCGCCCTCGACCGCGGCTCGTGGCTTTACGGGCTGGCGGCCGGGCTGGCCGCCGGCCTGATGGTCGCCGGACGCGACCAGGTCGCCTTCATTCTCGTCTACCTGCTCGCCGGCCAGGTCCTCGCCTTCTGGCTGACCGGCCCGGGCCGCGCCGGCCGCTTCCGGCAGAGCCTGTCGCCGCTTGCCGCGGGCGCGGTGGCCGGCCTTGCCGTCATCATCGTGCCGGTGACGCTCTCGGCCCTGTGGGCCGAGCAGTCGAACCGCCTCGCCATCGATCTCGAGGGCGCCGGGCGGGGCTCGCTGCACCCGGCCCTGTTCGTCAGCCTCGCGCTCGGCAATCTCTACGGGGCGGCCGGGCCGCTCGCCGAATATTGGGGCCCGCCAACCCCGGCCTGGGGCGATACGGGCCTGTTCCTCGCCCGCAATATGGGCGTCCTCTATGCCGGCGCCCTGCCCTTCCTGCTGGTGCTGACGCTCTGCGCCGGCCGCGCCGCCTGGGCTGCCGAGATCCGCTACGTGACGCTTGCGCTCGTCGCCACGATCGTCTTCGCACTCGGCTGGTACACGCCGGCCCTCGCCGCGCTCTGGCACCTGCCCGGCGTCAGCCTGTTCCGCCGCCCGGCCGATGCCGCCTTCGTCATCGGCGGGCTCTATGCCGTGCTGGCCGGCTATGCCGCGCACCGCCTTCTCACCCGGCAACTGACGGTCAATCGGCCCCTGCTGGCGGCCGTCACCATCCTCGTCCTTGCCGGCGGCGCGGCGCTCATCCTGGCCAAGGGTGCACCGGCAAGCGCCTGGACCTACCTCGTCATCGCGGCGGCCTCGCTCGGCCTGTCGCTTGCCGTTCTCGGTGCGGCACCGAGGGTCGCGCCGGGCGTTCTGGCGCTCATCCTGGCGGTCGTGCTGGTCATCGATCTCAAGGTGACCAACGGCCCGAGCGAGTCGACCGCCTTGCCGCCCGCGACCTATGACGTGCTGGACCCGGCGACGAGCAACCCGACGGTCACGCTGATCAAGGCGCGGCAGGTGCGCGACGAGACGCGGCGCGACCGCGTCGAACTGATCGGCCTCGGTTATTTCTGGCAGAACGCGGCCATGGTCCACGGTTTCGAGGATACGCTCGGCTTCAACCCGGTGCGCTCCGCCGCCTATGCCGGGCTGGTCGGCGCCGAGGACATTGCCGCCCTGCCGAGCCAGCGCCGCTTCCCTCCGTCCTTCCCGTCCTATCGGTCGCCGCTCGCCGACATTCTCGGCCTGCGCTTCATCGTGACGGGCGTGCCGATCAACGAGGTCGACAAGACGCTGCCGCCCGACGCCTTGACGCTGATCGCGCGCACGAACGAGGCCTATATCTACGAGAACCCGCGCGCCCTGCCCCGGGTGTGGCTGGCGCCCGCCGCGGCGCCGACGCCCGAACGCCTGGCCGAAACCGGCTTTCCCGCCGGCCTCGACCCGCGCGACACGGTGCTGGTCGAGGGCCCGGCGCCGCCCCGCCGCGCGGCCGGCGGCACCGCGCGCATCCGCGTCTATGCCGACACCGAAGTGGTGGTGGAGGCGGACAGCACCGAAGGCGGCATGCTGGTGCTCGCCGATGCCTGGCACCCCTGGTGGGTGGCGCGCATCGAGGGCCGCGAGGTGCCCATCCAGCGCGCCTTCGGCCTGGTGCGGGCGCTGGCCGTGCCGCCCGGCAAGGTCACCGTCCGCTTCACCTTCGAACCCTTCGCCGGCGCCCTGCGCCAGCTCGCGGGCCGGTCCTGATCAGGCGGTGCGGAACGGCTTCACCGCGATACCCGCAGCCTCGAGCCGCTGGCGCACGGTCCGTGCCATGGCCACCGCCGCGGGATTATCGCCATGGACGCAGATGGTATCGATCGCGACCTTGAGCACCTTGCCGGTGACGGTGACGACCTCCTGGTCCTCGACCATGCGCAGGACCCGTTCGGCGGCGAGCGCCGCATCGTGGATCACCGCGCCTTCCTTCTTCCGGCTGGTCAGATTGCCGTTGTCGTCATAGGTGCGGTCGGCGAAGACCTCGCGCGCCATGGCGAGGCCGAGCCGCTCGGCGGCCCGCTCGGTCGGCAGCCCCGGCATCACGACATAGACGAGACTGGAATCGACGCCCTTGATCGCCCGGCCGATGGCGAGCGCCACGTCCTCGTCGTCGTTGCTCATGTTGCCGAGCGCGCCATGCGCCTTGACATGGGTGACCTTGTGGCCGGCCAGCACGGCCAGCGCCTGCATGGCGCCGATCTGGTAGGCCATCTGCTTTTCCAGGTCGGCCATGCTGTCGCCGCGGATCACCCGACGGCCGAAACCCCAGAGATCGCCGAAACCGGGATGGGCGCCGATCGACACGCCCTTGGCTTTGGCGATCTCGGCGGTGCGGTGCATGATGATCGGATCGCCCGCATGCCAGCCGCAGGCGACATTGGCCGAGGTGACGATGTCGAGCATGGCCGCATCATCGCCCATCTGCCAGGGGCCGAAGCCTTCGCCCATATCCGAATTGAGATCGACTGAAGCCATTGCCTTGCCTCCTGCACATCCTGTCGCGACACCTGCGGGGCACGCGGCTCAGCCGGCGGCCCGCGTTTCCCCCGCCTCGCCCCTGCGCGCGTCGACCCAGCCGTCGATGAGGTTGAGCGACAGGAGCCGCTCGGCGTCGAGCCCGCCGCCCGCGGCCTTCAGCCCCCCGGCGACCGCCGCGAGCATCGCCGCCTGTTCGCGCGCGGCGGCCATGGCCTCGGCGCGGCTGACCACGGTGAAGCGCACCTCGCTGCCCGGCCGCTGCTGGACGAAGCGCGGCAGGTCGGCGGAAATGATCGTGGCGATCTTGGGATAGCCGCCGGTCGTCTGGCGGTCGGCGAGCAGCACGATCGGCTCGCCCGAGCCCGGCACCTGGATCGAGCCGGTGACGATGCCGTCGGAGACGATGTTGTAGCCCCGCGCATGCTCGATCTTGGGCCCGGTCAGCCGGTAGCCCATGCGATCGGCCTGGGCCGACACGGCATAGGCTTGCCCGGTCAGTGTGCGGATGCCGGCCTCGCTGAAATAATCGTCCTGCGGCCCGAGCACGATCCGATAGGCTCCGGCGGAGACTTGAGGCGCCCGGCCGGCCGTGAGCTCAGGCCCCGCCGGCGCGCCCGCCACGGCGAGCTTCTGCCCCGGCTTGACCGGCTGGCGATCGACGCCGCCGAGCCCGGCGCGCAGATGGAACGACTGGCTGCCGAGATCCGCCTTCAAGGCGAAACCGCCTGACACTGCCAGGACCATGAACACGCCGGCGCGCGCCGGACCGACGCTGATCACCTGGCCGGCGCGCGCGGTGGCGCTGGTCAGGGCCGGCACGGCTTCGCCGTCGATCCTCAGATCGGCGAGCGCGCCGGCAAGCGCCACCCGCACATCGCCGTCCTCGACCAGGAAGGAGCCGCCGAACAGAGTGAATTCGATGGCGCCCGTACCCGGTGCATTGCCGACCAGCAGATTGGCGACGGCGAGCGCGATCCTGTCCATGGCGCCCGCCGGGCCGACCCCATAGCGCTGATAGCCGAACCGGCCGGCGTCCTGGATGGTGGTGCCGGCGCCGCAGTCGCGGACGACGAGCCGGGTCATGGCGCGACCTCCTCGGCGACCGGCTCGCCGGCCGCCGCCGCCCGATCGAGCGCATCCCAGCGCGTCGCCTCGATCGGTTCGAACACCACCTCGTCGCCGGCGCCGATCAGGAATACCGGATCGCGGTCCGGCATGAAGGTGCGTACCGGCGTGCGGCCGAGCAGGTGCCAGCCCGACGGCGCCTCGACGGAGGCGACCAGCGCCTGGACGCCGCCGATCGAGATCGTGCCGGCCGGCGTCTTGACCCGTGGATCCTCGCGCCGCGGCAGCGCGATGCTCTGGTCCGCGCCGGAGAGATAGCAGAAGCCCGGCAGGAAGCCGAGCATGGCGACCCGGTAGACGCGGGAGGAGTGACGGCGGATCACCTCCGCCGGGGCAAGGCCGTGGCGGGCGGCGACGTCGTCGAGATCGATGCCGAACTCGCCGCCATAGACGACCGGCACCTTCCAGCGCCGGGGCCGTGCCGCGCGCGCTTCGAGGCCATCGAGCACCGCGAGCACCTGGCGCTCGAAGGCCGGCATGTCGATCGCAAGCGGATCGACCTGCACCAGCACGGAGCGATAGGTCGGCATGGTCTCGACGACGCCGGGAATGGCGGCCGCGGCGAGCGCCTCGTCGAAGGCCAGGCACAGCGCGTTGATGTCGTCGTCGATCTCGGTGCCGAACTCCACCGTGACGGCGGTATCGCCGCAGGCAAGGAATCGCGGCTCCATGCGCGCGCCCATCGCGAACCTCTCGGGACTTCACACCAGGGGATCATCGGCGTGCCGACGATCTTAAGCGTCGTTGGCGGCCCGGCGCTAGCGCGGACCGCCCGCCTGCGTCGCCTCGACGAACATGCGCGGCAGCACCGTCACGATGTCGGGGAAGATCGTGATGATCGCGATGGCGGTGACCAGCATCAGGAAGAAGGGCAGCGAGGCATAGGCGACGAACCAGCTGTCGCGGCCGCTCATCGACTGCAGCACGAACAGGACGAAGCCGACGGGCGGCGTCACCTCGGCGATCTCGACGAGCAGCACGATGAAGATGCCGAACCAGATCGGGTCGATACCGACTTTCTGGATCATCGGCAGCACGATCGTCGTGGTCAGCACGATCATCGACACGCCGTCGAGCGCCGTGCCGAGGATGATGTACATGACGGTGAGGACGGCGATCAGCTGGAACTTGGACGGGTTGAGATAGGCGACGAATTCGGCGAGCGCCCTGGGAATGCCGGTGAAGCCCATGGCGAGCGTCAGATAGGCGGCGCCGGCCAGGATGAACATGATCATCGCCGACAGCCGGGTCGCCCCGAGCAGGCTCTCCTTGAAATGCTCCCAGGTCAGCGACTTGCCCCACCAGGCAAGGGCGAGCGAACCGACCGCGCCGAAGGCGGCGGCCTCGGTCGCCGTCGCATAGCCCGCCACGATCACCCAGATGACCATGGCGATCAGCAGCATGCAGGGAATGAGCTCTTTGGAGGCGGCGAGCTTTTCCCTGAACGTCATGACGCCGAGGTCGTCTGCCGGCACCTTGTCGGGATTGAGCAGCGCCCAGACGACGATGTAGCCGGAGAACAGCACCATCACGAGCAGGCCGGGCAGGAAGCCGGCGAGGAAGATCTGGATGATCGAGACCTCGGCCGCCACCGCATAGACCACCATGATGATCGAGGGCGGGATGAGGATGCCGAGCGTGCCGGAACCGGCGAGCGAGCCGAGCGAGAGCGTGTCGGGATAGCCGCGCCGCTTCAGCTCCGGCACCGTCATCTTGCCGATGGTGACGGCGGTCGCGGCCGACGAACCCGAGACCGAGCCGAAAATGCCGCAGGCCAGCACATTGACGTGCAGGAGCCGGCCCGGGAGCCGCCGCAGCCAGGGCGCGAGGCCAATGAACATCTGGTTGGCGAGATTGGTGCGGAACAGGATCTCGCCCATCCAGACGAACAGCGGCAGGGCCGCCAGTTCCCATGAGGCGACCGACTGCCAGACCGCGGTCGCCAGATTGAGGCCCGGAGAGGAATTGGTGAAGAAGGCCATGCCGACCCAGCCGGTAATGGCCAGCGAAAAGCCGATCCAGGCTCCCACCGACAGGGTGGCGAACATGACGAGGAGCAGCAGCGACCCGATAGCGAGCGGTCCCATGACGATCAGACCTCGCCCGAATAGTCGCCGGCGGCGTGCCGGTCACGCACCTGCTGCACATAGGTCGGCACGAGGCCCGAGGCGACGCGCACCAGTTCGTCGATCACCGCGATCGCCAGCACGATGGCGCCGATGGCCACGGGCGTCTGCGGGATCCAGATCGGGATCGGCAGGAGGCCCTGGCCGCGCTCGTCGAAGATGAAGCTCTCATAGACCATGTTGCACAGCCAATAGGCGAGATAGAGGCCGAAGGCCGCGCAGATGGCGAGCGCGACGAGCTCGATCCAACGCGCCGTCCGGTCGGAGAAGCGCTCGACGATGATGCCCATGCGCACCAGCTCGCCGCGCTTGAAGGTGGCGGCCAGCGGCAGGAAGGCGGCGGCCGCGCAGACCCAGGCGGTGACGTCGTCGGCGCCGCGCAGCAGGGTGCCGTTCAGCCTGAGGGCGGCTTGCGTCATCATGATCGCGCAGATGGCGAAGACGGCCAAAGCGCCGAGCCAGGCCGCTCCGAGATAGAGCCCGTCGAGTAGCTTTCGCATGAGCAACCTGTAATTTGACGGCGCTTTGCGCCCCGGATCGGGGCCGTGGCGCGCCTTAACATGGATGAAAAAGGGCGCAGCTGAAAAGGCGATGGCGGCGGCCTCCGCCGCGCCGGGCGCGGGGCACGAACCGGCGCGATGCGGCGCCGGTTCCTCTGGAGGCGCCCGGTGGCGGCGGGCGTCAGGCGCGCAGGCGCGCCCGGAAATTCTCGATGACCGCCTTGCCGGTGTCGCCGGCCTTGGCGATCCATTCATCGGTCAGCTTGGCGCCGACCGCCTTGACGTCGGCCAGCAGCTGCGGGCTCGGATCGACGACCGTCATGCCGTTCTTGCGCAGCTCTTCGATCGAGGCCGCCTCGACCTCGCCGGCAAGCTTCCAGCCGCGCGGCTCGGCCTGGGCCGAAGCGGCGAGCATTGCGTCCTTGACCGCTTGCGGCAGGCGCTGCCAGGCCCGCTCGTTCACCAGGACGGCGTTCTTCGGCATGGAGGCGCGCAGGTTCACGAACTGGCTGGAGAACTCCCAGGCGCGCGACTGCACGCCGGTCGCGCCGGACGTGATCATGCCGGTGACGATATTGGTGGCGAAGGCCTGCGGCACTTCGGAGGCCTGCACCAGCGTCGGCACGGCGCCGAGCAGCTCGGCCATGCGCGAGGTGATCGGGCTGACGGTCCGGAACTTCATGCCGCGCATGTCGGCCGCCGAATTGATCGGCGTCTTCGAGTAGAAGGCCTGGCTCGGCCAGGCGACGCAGTAGAGCACGCGGATGCCGCGCCGCTGGCAGGTGGATTCCAGCGCCTGTTTGGAGGCTTGGTAGAGCAGCATGCCCTGGTCGAGGCCCTGGGCGAGGAAGGGGATCGAATCGAGTTCGAAGAACGGATCCTCGTTGCCGAACTGGCTGATGAGGATCTCGCCGGCGGCGACCTGGCCGGTCGACACCGCGCGCAGGATCTCCGGCAGGCGGATCAGCGAATTGTTGGAATGGACCTGGATCTTCATCGACCCGCCGGTCGCCTTGCTGATCTCCTCCACCCACCAGCGGACGTTCTGGGTGTGGAAAGTGCCGTCGGTATAGGGCACCGGCATGTCCCAGGCGGTCTGCGCCCTGAGCACGGTGGGCGCGGCAAGCGTCGTCGCGCCGGCCAAGCCGGCGACAATCTGGCGGCGGTCGAACATGTGAGAAGCTCCTGAAGTCCCTGATCTCTGGAAGGCCCGCCGTTGTCCGGCGGTCGAGGCATCTGCCTTTGACATGCAATTGGATCGCTGTTTCACGCACAAGACAAGGGCCACGCGTGCATTGCGGTGCACACAAAGGCGCGCGAATGGACGCGCGCCGTCCTCCGGCCAGGACATGAAACGGCTATCGGCCCTGACGATTGCGCAACATTTTTTCCAAGTCAACACATCGTCGATAATTTATCGTCGTTTTATTGATTTGATTTCGATGATATGTGACGACTAACTATGCCGATGCCGCCGCTCCAGCCGCGCGAGAGACGTGCCATGCCTTCACCGACATCGCCCAAGTCGCCGCCGTCCGAAGCCGCAGCGGCCGCGAAACCCGCAGCCAGCATTGGTCCGATCGTCTCCTCCGCCCATCTCGCATCGGGCGCCATGCCGGCGCTGTCGGAGTTCGAATTCGGCCTCATCCTGGTCGGCCACGCCTTCGAGCGCTGGATGACCCGCTGCGCGCAAGGCGCCGGCCTCGCCGGCCTTTCGCCGCTCGAAGTGCTGATCGTCCATACCGTCAACCACCGCGGCCGACCGAAACGCATGGCCGATATCGCGCTGGTGCTCAACATCGAGGACACGCACCTCGTCACCTATGCGGTGAAGAAGCTCGAAGCAGCCGGCCTGATCCGCAGCGAGAAGGTCGGCAAGGAAAAGGCGATCGGCACCACGCCGAAGGGGGCCGAATTCTGCCTGCGCTATCGCGAGATCCGCGAAGCGCTGCTGATCAAGGGCGTGAAGGCCTTCGGCACCGACGCGGTCGAGCTGAGCCGGATCGCCGCCGAGATGCGCGCTCTGTCCGGGCTCTACGACCAGGCGGCGCGGGCGGCGGCGAGCCTTTGACCCACTGCGGCCGCCCGCGCCGAGGGGCGCACCCGGCCTGCGAGCCTTGAAGCCGCCACGGGCCCTGGCGCGCCGGACGATTGCGCAGCGGACATATCGCCCCATCGGGATGTTCGGCCTTCTCGTCCCAGGCGGTGAATGATAGGGAGGATGCGCGAGACGGAGCGGCCCTTGAGCTGGAGAAGGTCATCGGGAGTGCGGTGGGTCGCCTTGGTCGCGGCCTACATGCTTGCGGCCCAGACGCTCCTCGTCGGATTGACGAGCGGCCTCCATGCGGCGCCGCACTCGCTCGGCGGTGCCGGCCTCGTCCTTTGCACCGCCGAAGGCCTGGGCTCCCTCCCCGCCGATGACGACCAGCGGACGACCAAGCGCCTGCCGGACTGCTGCCTCTCCGCAGGCGGCCTCCTTGCGCTGGCAGCTCCGCCGATCGCCGAGCACGGGCTCGCGGCTCCGCCATTCGCGGAACACGAGGCGCCGGTTTTTCGCGCCCACCAGGACCGGCCCGTTCCCAGCCGCGACGGGTCGCTTGGAAATCCCCGCGCGCCGCCCCTGACCACCTGACGGACTGCCGCTGAACCCGGCTTGCGGACCGACGCGATCGCGTGTCGCTCGGCCGATCGCCGCGGCATCCGGCAGCCTCGAGAAGGGTGGAAGGCGGTTCTCCGCGCGATGCGCCGTGCCGACCTCCTTCGCCCCGACCAACGTCGCGCCTCCGCCGCCCAGGCGAGGACCAGGCCTGTCGCAGCGTCCGCGCCGAGCCGGCCGCCGCCGCAGGCGGGCACGCATGCGCGACATGCCATAACGTCACACCGAAGAGCCCGACATGTTGCTCCGAAACCCGCCCGACCGCGCGCGCTGCCCGTCCGCCGCGGCGATGCTGCTTGCCTCCTCGATCCTGTCTCCCGTCCCGGCGCAAGCGGACCCGCCCGCGGCCTCGCAGGTCGTCGAGCTGCCGACGATCACCATCGAGGGCCGCGCCGACCCGACCGGCCTGAACGGGCCGAATTCCGCAGGCAGCATCGTCGGCCTCACCGCCCGCGAAACGCCGGCCTCGGTCAGCGTCATCACCCAGAGGGACATGCAGGAAAGGGGCCTGCGAACCTTCGTCGAAACCCTCAATGCGGTGCCGGGGGCGATGGCCGGCAACCTGCCCGGGGAACCAGGCGTGATCTCCATGCGCGGCTTCTCCCGCGCCGCGACCGGCTATGCGATCGACGGCACGCGCGCCGTCGATCCGCTCATCGTCACGCGCGATTTCGATACGTTCAACTTCGAGCGGATCGAGATCCTCAAGGGACCGGCCTCGGTGATTCAGGGGACCGGCGCCCTGGCCGGCGCCGTCAATCTCGTCACCAGGCAGGCAAGGCTCGGCGAGCCCGGCGCGGAAGGGCTCATCAGCTACGGCAGCTTCAATGCCGTGCGCACCGGCATCGACGTCAACACGCCGATCGGAGCGAACGCGGCGGTACGCTCGACATTGAGCTACAGCCAGTCGGACGGCCACGTCACCGATACTGCGGCGCGCAAGCTCGGCCTGACGACGAACGGCATATTCGCGCCCACCGACCGCCTGACGCTCACCGCGTCCGCCGCGTATTTCCACGATGCGTTCCGCACGCCCTACCAGGGAGCGCCGCTGATCCCGCGATCGGCGGCGCGCGATCCGTCCGATCTCGTCACCGCGCCCGGCGGCATGGTCATCGACCGCTCCCTGCGCAGGCAGAACTACAATGTCGAGGACGGACTGATGAGGTCCGATACCGTCTGGCTGCGCGGGGCTGCCGAATACCGGCTGACCGACGGATGGACGCTGCGCAACGAAGTGAGCTTCCTCACGGCGAACCGCTACTGGGCCAATTCGGAAGACTTCACCTTCAACCGCGCGACCGGCCTGCTCGACCGCACGACAGGGAAGATCACCCATGATCACCAGTTCTGGTCGGATCGGGCGACCGCGTCCTATGACGGCCTGATCGGCGGGCTTCGCAACCGCTTCGCGGTCGGGTTCGAATATGTCGACACGCGGCTCGGCTCGAACAGACGGTTCGGGACGACGACATCGGTCGACCCGTTCAATCCGGCGCGCGGCTATTTTCCGACCGACACCGCCGCCCATTTTCCGACCCGGCAGGACTTCCACAGCCGATTGCGGACCGTCGCGCTGTTCGCCGAGAACGCCGTCAACCTCTCGCCCGACTGGCTCGTATTGGGCAGCGTCAGGCGCGAGACCATGAGCCTCAATCGCCGCATCGACGATCTCAACCGGGACACGACCGCCCGTTTCGACAGGACCTTCGAAGATGTCTCGTGGCGGGTCGGCACGGTCTATAATCTCATGCCCGGAACGGCCGTCTTCGCACAGTACAATAGGGCGGCGATTCCGGTCGCCACGCTGCTGCTGAGCAACACGGCCAACGGGCAGTTCGCGCTGTCCACGGGCCGCTCCCTGGAGGCAGGGATCAAGTCGTCCTTCTGGAACGACCGTGTCGTCGCCACGGCTTCGCTCTACCAGATCGACCAGGACAACATCCTCACGCGCGACGCCGCCAACCCGGCCCTGACGGTGCAGGGCGGAAGCCAGCGCTCCCGCGGCGTCGAGCTCGATCTCTCGGTCGCGGTGACGGACCGGTGGCGGGTCAGCGCAAGCGCCGCCTTCGTCGACGCCCGCTTCACGGAACTGCGCAACGCGACGCAGGACCTGCGCGGCAACCGTCCGCCCAATGTGCCGGCCCGCATGGTCATGCTGTCCAGCAGCTATCGCCTCGAGCAGATGCCGATGACCATCGGCGCGTCGATCCAGCATGTCGGGTCCTTTTATACCGACACCACCAACACCATCGCGGTGAAGGCCCGGACGCTGGTCGACGCCTGGATCGCCTATGATATCGGCGCGGGAACGTTGCGGCTGCGCGGGCGCAATCTGACCAATGCCTTCTACGCGGACTGGTCCGGCTACAGCGCGACGCAGGTCTATCTGGGCGCACCGCGCAGCTTCGACCTCTCCTACACCGTCAGGTTCTGACGCCGGGAGCCGGCCTGGTCCCCAACCATGCCCGGCCAATCAAGGACGTCCTGCGATGATCGCTTTCCTCTCTTCGCCCGGGATTTACCGGGCCGTCTGGCGCTGGCACTTCTACGCCGGCCTCGTGGTCGCGCCCTTCCTGCTCATCCTGGCGGTGACGGGCGCCATCTATCTGTTCAACGACGAGATCAACGACCTTCTCCATCGTGACCTGCGCATCGTTCCGGCCGCGGCGCAGTCCGTGCCGCTCGGCGCGGTGGCGGCCGCGGCCGCGACCACTCGTCCCGGCAGCAAAGTCACCCGCATCGATACGCCGCGAGAGCCCGGCCGCAGCGTCGAGGTCTTCGTCACCCCGCTCGACGGGCCGCCGCTGCGGGTCTTTGTCGATCCCGGCACCGGACGGGTGCTGGGGTCCTATGTCTACGCGCGCACATTGGTCGGCTTCGCGGATCTCGCCCATG
This portion of the bacterium YEK0313 genome encodes:
- the ribA_1 gene encoding GTP cyclohydrolase-2; the protein is MAEFRAARPVLVIGDDEAALVCGVEGLEAPLAEALARLARGTPRLVLPAARLRRLGLDRTLPGRVALPTIDLKRIEQLALVIDAKADAPVAPVDTLDETALELARLALTVPVVVVVPVDAARLAESAVERVGIAAVKNFRQNEVRRLRIVGRAPVPLEGAPETEFVVFRGGEGLRDQVAIVVGKPDLSRPVPVRLHSACLTGDLFGSLKCDCGDQLRGTVEWMAKNDGGVLLYLDQEGRGNGIANKMRAYRLQSLGFDTYDADEVLGFDLDQRHFDFAAEMLKQLGIAEVDIMTNNPVKVEALRESGLKVVSERRVIGRPTDENVRYLASKRERAGHFIDTDALFARLKAGE
- a CDS encoding Bacterial membrane protein YfhO; protein product: MAALSDRGRASAGPAGTPERASFNLLLVLVLFALAWGVLAAPWLTGAVTIPWDAKAHWYPHLGFAARALHGGDSAFWTPSIFAGSPEIADPQSVLFSVPLLAVAAFDRAPSLAAMDRAVFAMLFVGGLAVILIFRDRGWHWGGALVAAIAFAFGAAASWRIQHVNQVFSLCWWAAAAFLLARALDRGSWLYGLAAGLAAGLMVAGRDQVAFILVYLLAGQVLAFWLTGPGRAGRFRQSLSPLAAGAVAGLAVIIVPVTLSALWAEQSNRLAIDLEGAGRGSLHPALFVSLALGNLYGAAGPLAEYWGPPTPAWGDTGLFLARNMGVLYAGALPFLLVLTLCAGRAAWAAEIRYVTLALVATIVFALGWYTPALAALWHLPGVSLFRRPADAAFVIGGLYAVLAGYAAHRLLTRQLTVNRPLLAAVTILVLAGGAALILAKGAPASAWTYLVIAAASLGLSLAVLGAAPRVAPGVLALILAVVLVIDLKVTNGPSESTALPPATYDVLDPATSNPTVTLIKARQVRDETRRDRVELIGLGYFWQNAAMVHGFEDTLGFNPVRSAAYAGLVGAEDIAALPSQRRFPPSFPSYRSPLADILGLRFIVTGVPINEVDKTLPPDALTLIARTNEAYIYENPRALPRVWLAPAAAPTPERLAETGFPAGLDPRDTVLVEGPAPPRRAAGGTARIRVYADTEVVVEADSTEGGMLVLADAWHPWWVARIEGREVPIQRAFGLVRALAVPPGKVTVRFTFEPFAGALRQLAGRS
- a CDS encoding LamB/YcsF family protein, which produces MASVDLNSDMGEGFGPWQMGDDAAMLDIVTSANVACGWHAGDPIIMHRTAEIAKAKGVSIGAHPGFGDLWGFGRRVIRGDSMADLEKQMAYQIGAMQALAVLAGHKVTHVKAHGALGNMSNDDEDVALAIGRAIKGVDSSLVYVVMPGLPTERAAERLGLAMAREVFADRTYDDNGNLTSRKKEGAVIHDAALAAERVLRMVEDQEVVTVTGKVLKVAIDTICVHGDNPAAVAMARTVRQRLEAAGIAVKPFRTA
- the kipA_2 gene encoding KipI antagonist — encoded protein: MTRLVVRDCGAGTTIQDAGRFGYQRYGVGPAGAMDRIALAVANLLVGNAPGTGAIEFTLFGGSFLVEDGDVRVALAGALADLRIDGEAVPALTSATARAGQVISVGPARAGVFMVLAVSGGFALKADLGSQSFHLRAGLGGVDRQPVKPGQKLAVAGAPAGPELTAGRAPQVSAGAYRIVLGPQDDYFSEAGIRTLTGQAYAVSAQADRMGYRLTGPKIEHARGYNIVSDGIVTGSIQVPGSGEPIVLLADRQTTGGYPKIATIISADLPRFVQQRPGSEVRFTVVSRAEAMAAAREQAAMLAAVAGGLKAAGGGLDAERLLSLNLIDGWVDARRGEAGETRAAG
- the kipI_2 gene encoding Kinase A inhibitor gives rise to the protein MGARMEPRFLACGDTAVTVEFGTEIDDDINALCLAFDEALAAAAIPGVVETMPTYRSVLVQVDPLAIDMPAFERQVLAVLDGLEARAARPRRWKVPVVYGGEFGIDLDDVAARHGLAPAEVIRRHSSRVYRVAMLGFLPGFCYLSGADQSIALPRREDPRVKTPAGTISIGGVQALVASVEAPSGWHLLGRTPVRTFMPDRDPVFLIGAGDEVVFEPIEATRWDALDRAAAAGEPVAEEVAP